One Argentina anserina chromosome 6, drPotAnse1.1, whole genome shotgun sequence genomic window, AATGGATTGGGGCAACGTCACGGCCGAGGATCTGGTCGACGCCCTCCGCGAAGTTGACTGGTCATCTCCGCCGCGCCCCTTCTCGGAATTCTTCTCCAGGTTCACCGTCCCCAGATCCTCCGCCAAATGGAACAGCCGCCTCAAATGCAATCTCTACTAGTACACCTTCCTTTTCTCATCCCTCACTTTTCATTCTCGCTTTCTTTAATCTTCAATTCGATTTACAGATTTCTGATGATGATTATGATCTAAGATTCGAATTTCTGAGCTGATTAATACTTAAGTGATTGGATTAGAAGTTGTTTTTGTAATTGATTTGCTGGTGAATAACTGTTTTGTGTGATTTTTGCAGCTACAGAACCAACTACTTCCTCTTGATTGTTACGATTCTCGGTGAGCAAAGCTACTTTAATCTCATGGCTTCTCTGTGTGTATTTTGATGATTTTAACCCGTCGTTTTCGACTGCAGCCTTGGCTTTTGTGATTAGGCCTCTTGCGATTGTTGCCGCCGTTCTGACTGCACTCACCATTGCTTTTCTGAATGACAGGTAAAACACCTCATTCTACTGTTTTACTTGCTCCAAATGATGATCTGCTTCGTGTATTGTTCGTGCTATTTTTTCGTTTATGATTGATACATATGCTTGTCGGTTTCCTTTGTCAATGTATAACACCCTTGGTCTTATAATTGGTAGCTGATTTAACTCTGGTTCAGAATATTACAAATAGCTGATCTTTGTAGAGTTGTGTAATCTCTGTTCGGAAGCGTTTGGACAAATTGAGTCTTGAGGCAGTTTTGGTCCCGTACTTTTTAAGAAGTTTTGAAGCATAAGTTTGTACAATTGttctgttcagaaagattagATATCTAAAATAGTTCCTTGAATAGATGACGAAGTGTGTAATGAGAAACATATGGTACCTTGGTGTAAGGAGTTCGTAATTTGTGGGCTGAGGAGTTGATTTTCACAAAAAAGTCTCAGTGACCTAAAATATAATCCCTGATTATGTAAAACGCCAGTTTATTCTGGAATGTTTCATTCATCAAGCTGTACTAGAGTCTAGAGTACTAGTTCTCACGTGTGTTGAATGCCTGTCTGGAGATGTTCTTGTAGCTCAGTAAATAAAtgcttttttattctttttgtgGCTTGAAATTTACGTGATTGTGGGTATGGAAAAGCTCCAAGGTTTTCCATTTTCAATTCGTTTTTAGTTTgccatttttctattttcctCTTGTTATGTCAGTAGTTTAAATGAGCCAATTTGAAGGTTCTGGCGTAATCAATATAGAAAATGCCTTACTCACTACTGGTGGCCATCTTTCAGTTTATCTAGAACATTATTAATAAAGTATTATTGCTACAGCTTTGCAGGTACTTTTAGTGAGAAAGTAACAAAATCTGTGAGGCAATTCTCACCACATCTAGCTGCAAAGATGAGACCTTCTCTTACGTGAGTTTGTTTGCTTATTGTTGGATTTGTTGTATATGTATCCACcgtagttgcttcataattgTTTATGTATTCCCAGGCCTGTAATTCGTGGACGTCCATCAGCTAAGAGAGCAATATTCATATGTGGTCGGCCTCgttgggtttttgttttgatcttCTCTTCTGGTAAACCTTGAAGTCAAATTCTTCTgttctttatttgttttggaGTATTTAAAGATAGCAATTTGGGACTTAAATGATAGTTTGCTGTTTTGATAAATATTTATCTTCTCTTTGTAGTGAGTTTCTTCATGTGGTTCGTTTCTTGTGGTCTCTTAGTTGTCTCATGGGCACTTTCCGTTGGACTTCTCGGTATGTTACTTACACAACAGTAGTATAAGAAAAGTTTCATTTATCTACCTCGCATTTTGTGCACCTTTCTGATTGACTTCCTCTCTTCTCAGCTACTTTACTGCATGCAAGCTTCAGGACACCCAACTTGAAAGCACGTCTGAACACATTCCGCGAGGAATTTCGTCAAGTTTGGCGTAACTATAGTGAGCTGTAATTTCTCTGGATATTCTATAATGTGAGTGAAGCTGCTGCTGCTTTGACactaattattttgttaatgttGGTTTCCTGTCCTTTACTTGCTGTTAATAATATACATTTTTAGTTTGCAGCTGCTTATGTATTCACTGAAATAAATGATGAATTAACCCAGTATTCTAtctgtattttttttctcagcaACAGTCTTTGCTTTTGTTAGGAATCGTGCTATTGATTGTGAATCTCATACAAAGTCGTGATTTGGAGCTGAGCTTCAAGCTGCTATAAAATAATCTTGGCTGGACCGGAATATTAGTAAAAGCTAGGCACCTCTTGAAGATCACCAGCGG contains:
- the LOC126798508 gene encoding PRA1 family protein A1-like; the protein is MDWGNVTAEDLVDALREVDWSSPPRPFSEFFSRFTVPRSSAKWNSRLKCNLYYYRTNYFLLIVTILALAFVIRPLAIVAAVLTALTIAFLNDSFAGTFSEKVTKSVRQFSPHLAAKMRPSLTPVIRGRPSAKRAIFICGRPRWVFVLIFSSVSFFMWFVSCGLLVVSWALSVGLLATLLHASFRTPNLKARLNTFREEFRQVWRNYSEL